Within the Plutella xylostella chromosome 20, ilPluXylo3.1, whole genome shotgun sequence genome, the region CAAACTGTGGACGGCAAGCGACACGTAATAGAGTACTTCAGCAAGCGTACCACCCCGGCGGAGTCGCGATATCACAGTTATGAGCTTGAGACGCTAGCTATAGTTAATGCTATTAAGCATTTTCGACAATATTTACACGGGCGTAAATTTACAGTTGTAACAGATTGCAACTCTATAAGGTCCTCTAGTAAGAAAGCTGACTTGACACCGCGGGTCCAAAGATGGTGGGCATATCTCCAATCTTTTGATTTCGACGTTGTTTACAAAGCCGGACAGTACATGAAACACGTAGATTTCTTTTCACGAAACCTCGGAAACGCAAACCAGGACAGCTGCGTTCAGTCAAGTTTAAGCGTTAGGGAAGTCCCGAGCATAGAGTCACATGTAGAGTCGAGCGAAAAGTTACAACCGCAAGTAGCTTCAAATGCAGAGCAGAAACAAATTAACTTTACAGAAGTTACAAATAATTGGATAATTGCTGAACAAAAACGTGACCCCGAAATTAGCAAGCTATTAACTGATCTCAATAATGGTACACTGAGTGCGGACATTGCCAATACTTACGAGGTGCGAGCAGGGATTCTTCATAGGAAGGTTCAGCGTAATAGACGCACGAGATGTTTGCCTATTCTACCCAAAGCTCTATGCTGGTCCGTCGTAAACAATATCCATGAGTCTCTAGTACATTTAGGCTCCGATAAAACATTGGAAAAGTTGTACCAACATTATTGGTTCGAAGGCATGGCGCGATACGTAAAGAAGTACATCGATAGTTGCGTTACATGTAAGGTAGCTAAATCACATTCAGGCCGAGTTCAAGCGGAGCTCCATCCAATCCCTAAGATAACAACGCCATGGCACACTATCCACATCGATGCAACCGGTAAACTTAGCGGGAAGAACGACCAAAAAGAATACGCGTTCGTATTAGTTGACGGCTTCACAAAATACACTCTGCTCTTTCACACAACACGAATTGACACAGTTAGTAGCATACAGGCTGTTAAAGATAGCGTAGCGTTGTTTGGAGCGCCAACAAGGATCATAGCGGATCAAGGACGATGCTTTGCCAGTAAGGAGTTTAAAGAGTTCTGTGATGCTAGTAATATTTCGTTACACTTAATCGCAACCGGATCATCGCGTGCTAACGGGCAGGTAGAGAGAACTATGAGCGTACTAAAGTCTATGCTAACGGCTGTAGAAACTAGCGATACCCGATCCTGGCAAGACGCGTTAAGTGAAGTACAACTCGCCATTAATTGCACCGTAAACCGTACTACTCAAGCGAGTCCATTAGAACTCATGATTGGTAAAGTTGCGCGACCATTGACTCTTATGACATGTAATGACGAAATAGAGGTTGACTTACCTGCACTTAGAGTTGAAGCTGCTCAACTTATTAAGAATTCAGCTGTTTATGAGAAGCGTCGATTTGATTCCACAAAGGCCAAACTTAGCAAATTTTCAGTAGGAGATTTTGTATTACTGGCTAATGAAGAGAGAAACCAGACTAAGTTAGATCCTAAATATAAAGGCCCATTCCAAGTGATAGAGGTACTAGATTGTGACAGATACACCTTAAAGGCGTTGAATTCGAAACGTACTTACAAGTACGCACACGATAGGCTTAGAAAGATGCCCTCAGAACCTTGTATCATTGAAGAGTTTCAGGACGATGAGTCGGAGTTGAATGAAGAGGCTGTTGAGGAgcctgtaaataataattaagcttGCATAAGTGATACTGAGACCGTACCAGAGACTGATACGTAGTCGTAGTCTAGTAGAAATCAGCATCTATGTTCGCATAGTCTGTGGGCAGGCGGCAGGCGTATAGTTCTGGCGGAGGTCGGGTTCATGATGAACCGTATGTGGAGAGTCAAAGGTTGACTCGGCGATCCCCTTGGAGGTAGGCGCGTAATGAGAATGCAACTGTGATTGCTTTGGCCGATGAGCCGTTGAGaggttgatttgatttgattatgGTTTATGAAAGCTTAATGAAAGAGTACTGAAGATGTTAGTTTTTGAACTTAGAGATTGATGAGTCAATGATACAATGTGTCTGTGTGGCAAGAAGTTTATTCATTCCTGTTAATAAAGAAGTTGATTAGTTTTCTTTTAAGATACCTACTATAAGCATAGTGTTAATGTAGAGCATTGTAAATAGTAGTAGGCTAAGTAATTTGTAAAGATACTGTTCGCTGTGTCTTGTTACAGAATAACACACACGAGGACGTGTGCATCACAGGATGGCCGTGTCGGTGAAGTCATGATTACAGTCATGATACTGACACCGCTGACTCGCCCGGATACGAAGCGCAGCAGCGCCGCCTGGCGGCGCTCTACAGCGTCTATGGTGGGGCGCGTGGCAGCAGGTGGGAGCAGAGCTGCGCTCCCTCACTTGCCTTCCAACCGCCGAGCGCTATCGACCTGTACCCTACGTTTCGTATCATAGTCTGTCTTGTATTCTGTGAAGTGCACCTACCTAATAAATCAAGTGATTGCCTACAAAGAGTGTTTCCATCAAGCCCGGATCCCATTGCACGCCCACTATGTCTGATGGAGATGGAGAGCTACTGCCGAACCCCTCACCTTCGCCGacatatttatgaaataaatagaacaaaaagaaaaatacagaaaGCTAATAAAATCTTATTAGTAGTAATCACACAAAAAAATTACCTGCGGCTCCGTCCTCTGGAAACAAGTTCTGCAATTCGTGTGTACAAATGATAAAAATCAATGTGATCACACCGTTCAGAGTCATACATTAGTATAAGGCAAACATTATTACAAACATCCATATCCTGCCGTTTTACATATACcctttatgaataaaatgcTCATCTCTATTCCAGGCGTGGAAGCACCCCAATCACCAGCGGCGGCCCCACAGACCTACATCGTGGCGCAAAACCCGCTCGTCCTAGCTCAGCTCCTGCGCGAGAACCAAACCCGGGCCCTCGAACCGCAAGCCTACACCACGCCCGCCTCGGTATTCAACACCGTCGCCGTCAACTTCGCCGACCAAATACCGGAGAACCTCAAGCCCGACGAGACCATAGACATCCCTCTACAGACCGTCCCCATACCTGTAGCCAGTCTGCAGAAACTTGACCCGATAGTGCCACAAACGGAGGCGACAGACGAGACGTTAACAGTCGTTGTAGGCGCGAGGGAGAGCTGCGATAATCTTTGCCAGAATATTTCCCCGCGCGCGGAAATCCCCACTCAACTTGCCGAAGAAGTAGCGACCCCAACTGAGCCGTACGCTAGCAGGGTTAGGTCTCTCGAAAGGAACACTAAAGGCACGTTTTCGACGGCCGAAAGGGCCCCGATTAGGATGGGTTCGCTGGAGCGTAATGCTCGCGGTAGTTTGTCTCACAGAGGCTCGCCTGTCCCCATAGCTCCCTTCACTCGTCAGCACTCCGTCCCTGCCTCACCCCCTCCTAGAACCAGGCGCGACCAAGATGTAGGGCAATTCTCAGTATCTGGGGCTTTAAATTCGCAACTAGCTGCTAGTGTGATGAACAAAATGCGTCAGCAACCCGAACCGCCGTTGATCGAAGAGATTTACGATTTCGGAGGCGATAATGTCAAGAGTTGCGTGGCTATCGCCGCCCAAAAAGCAGGTATTAGGGCTCAAATCTATCGTCCTTCTATGTCAGCTTCGCATCCCACTTCTTACGGCGTCCCTGTAGGGGTAGTCCAGGGGGTCCCTTACCAGAAGCAAATGCAGCACGTATCTGGTCAATACTACCCTCAGAGGTCTTCCAGTCCTATGTCCCCTGGGTTCGCGACTCCTATCTCCTACAACAGTAACAATGTGGTGCACGGTCCTCAGCCCATGTTGTATAGGCCCCAGGCGACCGCCCAAGCCGCCTCTCAGTTTGTTGCTGGGACTTCAAGGCAGTTTGCGGGTGACGCGACCGCAATATACGCGTCTAGGCAAGAATGCCAACCAGTCGTCCAACCAGTCGCCCAGCCTGTCGTGCAACCAGTAGCACAACAGGTTGTCCAACCGGTAGCCCAACCGGTTGCCAAACCAGTCGTCCAACCGGCTGCCCAATCAGTCCAGCAAATCGTTCCGCAAAATGTCCAGGTGATTTGTGTGTGAGGTGTAACTGTAGATAGATTTgtgttgatattttttgttggagGTATTTTGGCATGTGAATTGgcggtatttttttaagtagatttatgttttgttGATTAGAaacgtgacgttgttgttagAAGAGTggcaaaattcaaaattttatacattgCATGCTTGTCTCGATAAAATAGAGTATCGTAAGATTACACTGCAAATAAAATGCACAGAAATATTTAAGATAGTCAATTATTTACCGTTTTTATCTTTATgatttaaactttaattttctttttacagtACCTTTTTGTGTTCCTTGGGTTTCTCCGGTAgattttggtttttatttattttatcatttatatCTGGGAAGTGAATATGCAAACATACATTTGTTTACATATTTAACATTccagaattattattattttaagtaacaaAGAACTAACATTAATACCTTATTTTTCGTCAATCCCTGATGGTGGTTGGATAACTGGGAAGAAAGTTATTATggatctattttatttaaaaggtaatggaatttgtaaataacaaaactccataatattaatgttGGTTCTTtccttttaaattacttatacttaatataattattttttttaactcataattttatgttacttttgTGACTGTTGCCAAATTACGTAGTCGTTAAACAGAATCAGTTACGCAATGTTTGAGAGAACAAGTTGATCTTTGTTCTCTCAAATATCTCATTCATTAAAAGAATAATGACAAATCAttcttatatacctacttacttagaaCAGCTACaaagaaaatgcttttagtcCAGAACTTAACACGACAGAAGCATCCACCACTCCCACGACATTGCCACTCAATTCTAACCCCTCCCCCTCTCACTCTAGAGTCCAGAGATGGACACGGAGGCGGTGGTGGAGCGGCGACTGCTGGCCGAGCTCGCGAGACAGCAACACCAGAGCGAGGAGGATAGACGATGGCTGCAGATGCAGGAGGATAACTTGGTACGAGTTTCAGTGTTATTGCGTAGGGTGTAGGTGCTAAAGTTGTAGGAGGATAACTTGGTACGGATTTTTTTGTCTTATTTTCCATAGTGTAAGTGCTTAACTGCTAGTGATCATGAAAGGTATTATGATATAAATTATCGTTTACAAACATATTTATGACCCATGTCGAAAATTTATACTGCGGTGTGGGCAAGCTTCATTTCGGCTGAAAACGTAATCCCGTGGGATTTTcagtttaaaaagtaaaaaaagtttaataggtatataaattagGGTTTGTTTttagagatgcgggttcgaatcccggcgctgacatgtaccaatgagttctttgaatttaagtacaatgtataccgctcttatggtgaaggaaaaaatcttgaggaaacctgcatctagatttagcacatcccGCAGttgaccagcgtggtgggaaatggtccaagcttaggaaggcagtttagaccttggggatacaCACAAAgcttccactcgagagagccaggtgcaggtacttacacccccacagagaatagagtAGGGTTTTTCACTGTGGTAAAAGATCCATGATTCACCAGTCGTCCCAGGGTGCACCCaaactatattatattttccgTCAAAGTTGCATAGGTTAGCTATCCCATGCTGGTCATTCATGGTCAGCCTTTCTATGACTAACTTATAAATTGTCTCCAGAAGAAGCGGCTCTCGATCCAGTCGCCCTCGGACCtgccccccgcggcccccgcaCCCCCCGCGCCCTCCGCCGACCATCCGCAGTCGCAGGGGAGCAGCCCCGCCGGCACCGTGAAGAATGATGCGCCGCCGGTCAAGAGTGAAGCTATGGTAAGctatatacaatataatgCACCCGTtggtatatacatatacctagaTAGATAAGCCTCGCCTAGCTGTTATTGCTCACTGCAAGTAATCATTATTACATTATCGAAGACGTCTCGATGGCCAAATTAAAATTTAGGCGCGTTAGGAATTTGCAGGTCTTCTAGCCAATTCATTACTGCTGACTGAAGTTTTAAACCAGCCAATTGCAATTCACGTTGTATCAGCTTATCTCTAAATGGTTGATTATATTGGCGAACCATTCATCATCATAGGCCTGCCCTTTTGTTATCTACACAACtccttaaatataattattatacttatttctCGCAGGCACTCCTGCACACCGCTGACGACCCGATCTACACGTCCACGACAGAAGTGGTTCGGCGCGTGATGAAACTAGCCTCTATCGGTAAGTTTTCTGTGTCCAATCAAATCAATCCTAGTTTCCAATCAAAAACAAGTTTTAAATGACAATTTCACTCATGTTACACCATCCTAATTAAGTTAAGCTATATTTATGGAGATTTATTTTTCTGTGTCCACTTTCTCATCTCCGTACGGGACGCTCTTCAGCCTGCAGTCGTTCGACCTTAGaaaggtagccggtagtggttgatAACAGAGGTCGCGGCTAGAGCTTTATAGGGCTCCTTGAGAGAAGCCTAAGTCCAGAAATCGACAAGTGTTGTTTGCTGATTTATCATTATACGAggaaaccaaatatttatctacatttaccacatctagatgtgtgaacccaccaacccatATTGGACCATTGTGGTGGAAAATCGTTCAAGCTATTGCTTAAGACTTTTTTACCATTTCTTCTCATGTTTCCATTCCTTTCCTCTAGCGTGGGAGGCGGGCGCGCCGACGGGCGTGCTGGAGGCGGTGAAGGAGGTGGGCGCGGCGCTGCGGGCCCTGGCCGCGGGCGTGGACCTCACCACGAGGACCTACCCCGACACACACACCCGGTGAGTTCCCtgtattagtaaaaaaaaggatacagcaccacacaccaaaaatacacaaagAACCAGACAAGCTTTATTTGTGGTGTGAGTCGCTTAATCTGATGCGCGGGTACGAGGGCGGCGGGGAAGTTACTCGCTCCTCTCGTCCCCGCGCACTTATTTCTGCCGGAACACGCgactcacaactcacaaaattacgctcgtctGGCCTCACCCTAAGGGGTAGAagttacataagtaggtaattacgTCTACAAGTACTTAATATTCTCATTCTGTGCTCGCAGGGAAGTGGAGATGGCCCACCAGGTGCTGAGCAAGGACATGGCGGCGCTGATCGAGGCGATGCGGCTCGCCATCCGCTACTGGGGCACCACGCTGCACCACGACTACACCAAGTGAGTTAATGCCTTTATTTAGGAAGTTTATGACCAGGCAGGGCAGAGGTTTTTAGGTGGCCTTTAGAAGAAggttaaaaaaatgatttagtGGCAACATGACATACAACAACAGTGCAATCAGTGGTGAAGTTAATACAGGTCAAATGCTTCAGGATCAGGACCGAGTGACATAATATGTGCGCGATCTGTCGCTAGATCGCTAATGTTGTTACGCCATTGACGCGCTCTCATTGCTCTCTTGTAGTTTGTTTATGAGGGTACAACTGCTGACGGGCGCTATGTTGATGGCATCTCTCATGAATACTACGCTCGTTCAAAAGTTGGATACTTTAACCTGTTTTGTGTCTACATTCACCTCAATTTATCCCTTTGTCCTATTATCTTCCAGGAGCATGCTAGCAGCCGCACACGTGCTAGCGATGGACGCTAAGAACCTTCTCGACGTGGTCGACAGCATCCGCACTCGCTATCCCGACGTGGACTGGCGCCGCGCCTTCCTCCCCGCGCCCTCCCCACCCCCGCTGAGCAACCAATCATCAGTCCTAGAGGCCACACACCCCCCTCTTAGCAACCAATCATCGGTCCTAGAGGACGAGGTCTTTGCCCCCAAACCAGACTTCAAGATCAACCAACCAGTCACGACCACACACGCGCCCGAATCGCCCAAAGAACACACCAGTCTGCCATCCAATAGGGTATCAACACTGATTCAGAATTATAACGTATATGGCAACGTGAAAGAGCAACATATCTACGGGAATTCAGAAGTGGGAGGGTCCCACCAGAATTCCACGTCGAGTGTTGATGAGCCGAAGATCGATGATGCCCCGATGCAGTCGGTCAAGAGCCGTGTCCAAGCGCTGGCTAAAATGGAAGCCCCGCCTATTTACTCGGTGAGCAAGAAAATCCCTATTGAGCAGAACTCAGGGCATTCGGATCAGGGCTGAGGAGTGAAAGTGTTGTTTTCAGTTCGCTTGTAGAGGCAGTTTCGCTTGTCCGCCGCTAGGGGCGTGGCGGCTTCTGTAGTCACGGTCTGTTCGGGGTTTTACggattatttagtttttttatgattgtCGTAATCATACATTGTGTAGGATTTATGTGagagtatattatgtatttcgtTTTATACTAAACGTATACTTACATCAAATATGAATACTTAAATGTTATTATACCTACCGAAGACATGTTGATTTTTAAATCAAGCACTTTTTTTCGTATTATACAATttgatcatattttattgattatttcGAACAGACTGCCAGTCATAATGTTAGTAGCtgtagtgtaggtacttactgggACGCTCAAGGGGTCTTATATGGCTACTttatagtttaataatttGGCCACTGATTACAATTAAGTGTCAATTTACTACTGCactatatacctatgtaaggaACTATACAAGACATATGGCAGTGATCAATACGCAAGTTTGAATAGCCGCTTTCCTATTTTTAAGTAGTGCGcaaaattgtatatttatttctataaaagACAATCAGTATGGTTGCTCAATTATTCATTGTagagaaaattataacaaaattatttttaggtCTCGAGCCAAAACTATTCATGTCATATTATAACTATAGCTGATCATTTATGAAGCATAGTTACATACGGTTTgcattttaagtaaaaaattgACCAGTTTCTCATTTGAGTAAATATTCCTTAGCGCAAACTTAGGTCCTGATGAAGGTCAATCCTGCAATCATTTATAGCAGAAGCCGAAGGTTACTCAAATctcataagtacttacatataattGAGATATATTGTTTGAGGAATCGTTTATAAATAAGCAACCACTTGGCAACCTTTTCATTAAATCAGACCGtatgtacaataatatatCTGTTTAATACATATCATCGTATCATCAGCATTGTTTCGCTTCAAATAGATATGTCCTGTTGTTCATGTATGAAATATGTATGTCCATTACTTATactataaagaatataactaAATTATAGAACATAACTCCATATTAATTCATTGTACCTTTGCAAACTTGCGCATAGCTTATAATGTTcattacattaattttatacctGTTATCATCTACTTTCGATGTCCATAAAACTAAAAGAAACTGATTTGATATGGAAATTAATAACATTGATTTGTGATACTATTGCCAATAATAACTAATACCCATTGATTGACAatgcaaaatattaattaaaactaagATTAACGGAATGGTATGCTCCAACTTAAACATGGTAATTACAAGATTATTCAATTCCAGATGgctaaaatatgtacttaaaaccccataaatataaaacaattttgTATTCAAAATGCATTTAACGATAATTCAATTATTATAGTAATCAATGGGAGTGGAGTGTACCACGCACAGTATTTGAAATTGCACCTATTTCATAAGTCgattattttcatacaaattttatatttttgctgTAACAGTAATAATTACAGGTTTTTATACCGCGAGTCGCGTAGTTTAATTATGTAAGCGTAATGTGTATTCGATTATTATGCTGTCGAAATCTTCCATTTAAAATAGTCACCCCTTAATCTTGGTTGAATTGTATTATGGACAATTTTACACAAAGTATTATTGGAAATCTTGAATTGTATTATTGCAAGTATATCGTATGTTAATTTGTTTCGTGTCTATGGTGCGTACATGGTCACAACCTCTTCTAACTTTGCATTTACTTTAAACATTCTGTCTCAGTATTTCTTTGTGTTTCCGCTaacttactacttactttttttgtaaaaatgtacaaacggattttattttaatttttatatccAAAGTTTTTATTGTAAGCTTAGATCTCAGATGAAAAATCTAGCGATTTAGTGCGTTCTAATGATTAGTTgtgtatacttaattaaaaatcagaatttacttatttattgatCTTTCTTTGtacttgtttaatttgtaaagATACTTTCCTGTAATGTTTAGTGGTTATTTTAAGGGATGTCATTCCAAAGTCGACGATATTGTAAACAGAGTGTAGTCTAAACCAAGTAGAGCGCTGAGATTATCTTcactgtattattataattgatgACCTGGGTTTATTTACGCATTCAACTGAATAAAGGACAAGTCAATAacattaactttttatttaacctCAGACTGACCCTTACTGCAGGAGACTgaattaaaatagtttttggCAGATAAATTAATggtttattaacaaaattcaAAGCAGTATTAGTTTGCAAACTCATAGACAGATTGCAATAATTAGACTGAATCTGAAATTTATTTGTCATGAAaactatgaaaaatataataattttagcaAGAGATCTTGAAAAGTAGCAGATTACCAGTAACTTAAACCTAAACGAACTTTTACAAATTGAAAATGACTGTAATATTAAATGGCTACACacacaaattaataattaaatattgcatTCACTCATTGAAAAATTCAAGCAATGGTGAATACAAAAGTAGATAGTTCCACACAAAAACAATTTGCTTCATTTGTTAGTTTGttagtttcaaataaataatatgttttgaaAGAATAATAGTTTTCAATAACTGGCAAAAGATACACCTTATGCATTATTCATCTAAGTCCTATAACcgtgaaaaaatacaaatgcGTGTACATAATATCAGTGTTATTGGCCACTATACACTGTGGAACTAATGGTTAATGTTCAATTGATCacctgctgccgctacacgggtttgtTATCAACGAGATAAATGTCACTTTATCATGATTGGCCATCAATATGGCTctatgattggtggaacgtgcattaaacaattttatcgacatcgataacgaacccgtgtagctgCTGGTGGTGTTTAACAATCCAGGAAGTTTGCGGCCATCAACAGCTCCAGAGCAATTTCTGGCGCAATCGGGAACTCCGGGATCTCCGTGGAGGAGTTGGTGTAGCGTACCTTGTACGTGAAGTACATGCACACTTTCTGCAGCACATGTGACCTGGAACATAGAGGAAGGAATATAAGTGGGGTATTTCTGGTAGTAAATTCCAGCATTGATTCTGAAATCAttgtaattttgtaagttGAGATTTGATATAGAAATAGACATAGACATCAAGTTGTATCTCATTAGGTACATTAGATACAAGCAAAAAATCTAAGATTCACTTACGGTATTTCTCTAAAGTTGACTTCGTTAGCCTCATTCTCAGCGAACTGTCCGGGGCCACTCAGCATGGCCTTAATGGTGCCGGAAGTGAGGGCATGCTCACGCTTCACGATGAACTCATGTCCGTCGGAAGACACCAGCTTCACGTACATAGCGTCCGGCCCCTCACAGCCTCCATATACTTTCTCTTCTACTACCGAACTTCCAGTACCTGAGGAGTATGATGATTCAGTAAGTACAATTTTAGTATAGATTATACATAATGTGAATACTGGGAATAAGATCTAAAATCTTTATTGTAACTtgattcattatttttattataatatttgagATCTGGTTTGTAACTTGTCTTTAATTAAGAGCTTcaagtattataaaaaataagagtCTAGGCTCACTGGTGTGATGACACCTACATAATTGGTAAATAGACGACTTTCCATGAAAAATAAGGAGAAATATGCAGGAACTGAGGATTACagttacatataatattagtgtaaatataaatgataaaatacCCGAATCATCCTTCACGCTAGTAGCAGACGGGGCACTTCCTTCAGACATTGTTACTGGAAATATAAGAATTTAAAGAGGTAAATTATACGAATATCAacaaaatcataattttgcAGACGTTGTAATTTGCCGATAACAAGG harbors:
- the LOC105388639 gene encoding elongin-C; translated protein: MSEGSAPSATSVKDDSGTGSSVVEEKVYGGCEGPDAMYVKLVSSDGHEFIVKREHALTSGTIKAMLSGPGQFAENEANEVNFREIPSHVLQKVCMYFTYKVRYTNSSTEIPEFPIAPEIALELLMAANFLDC